From a region of the Corallococcus coralloides DSM 2259 genome:
- a CDS encoding cyclic nucleotide-binding domain-containing protein, translating into MKIVIAGGGRVGGALAARLVSEQHTVTVIERDAGICARLFEEVGVVTVCGDATNPRVLEAAGIGTADVAAAVLAHDPANLAFAMLVRATSSARLMVRMLDTNYRDAYRLAGVKELVAEADVVVAKMTTAIDFPQVSGSLPLSSGDALLFELAIPVRARVAGQTVAQVRGMEGFPRECIFIALVDPQGHTALPEGNTVLKAGHNVILVARRTQVAQAVEFLTSEPPLGAGLASSLATTLRKLDFLAPLSDDELEAVARGAELLQTPAGTELFRQGDAGETFYVVISGEVAMKDGSRQTVATVKQGGFFGELALLTGEPRNATAVTATPCELAAVGREDFRGVMMANPAVALEMSRILGQRLSRLGGQAQQTKRRGLFGR; encoded by the coding sequence ATGAAGATCGTCATCGCGGGGGGAGGACGGGTGGGCGGCGCGCTGGCGGCGCGGCTCGTGTCGGAGCAGCACACGGTGACGGTCATCGAACGCGACGCGGGCATCTGCGCGCGCCTCTTCGAAGAGGTGGGCGTGGTGACGGTGTGCGGGGACGCCACCAACCCGCGCGTGCTGGAGGCGGCGGGCATTGGGACGGCGGACGTGGCGGCGGCGGTGCTGGCGCACGACCCGGCGAACCTGGCGTTCGCCATGCTGGTGCGCGCCACGTCCAGCGCGCGCCTGATGGTGCGGATGCTGGACACGAACTACCGCGACGCGTACCGGCTGGCGGGCGTGAAGGAGCTGGTGGCGGAGGCGGACGTGGTGGTGGCGAAGATGACCACCGCCATCGACTTCCCGCAGGTGTCCGGGTCGCTGCCGCTCAGCAGCGGTGACGCGCTCCTGTTCGAATTGGCCATTCCCGTGCGTGCGCGGGTGGCGGGGCAGACGGTGGCGCAGGTGCGCGGCATGGAGGGATTTCCTCGCGAGTGCATCTTCATCGCGCTGGTGGATCCGCAGGGCCACACCGCGCTGCCGGAGGGCAACACGGTGCTGAAGGCCGGGCACAACGTCATCCTCGTGGCCCGCCGCACGCAGGTGGCGCAGGCGGTGGAGTTCCTCACGTCGGAGCCGCCGCTGGGCGCGGGCCTGGCGTCGTCGCTGGCGACGACCTTGCGCAAGCTGGACTTCCTGGCGCCCCTGAGTGACGACGAACTGGAGGCGGTGGCGCGCGGCGCGGAGCTGCTCCAGACGCCCGCGGGCACGGAGCTGTTCCGCCAGGGCGACGCGGGCGAGACGTTCTACGTGGTCATCTCCGGCGAGGTGGCGATGAAGGACGGCTCGCGGCAGACGGTGGCCACGGTGAAGCAGGGGGGCTTCTTCGGAGAGCTGGCCCTGCTCACGGGCGAGCCACGCAACGCCACCGCCGTCACCGCCACGCCGTGCGAGCTGGCCGCCGTGGGCCGCGAGGATTTCCGCGGCGTGATGATGGCCAACCCCGCCGTCGCGCTGGAGATGAGCCGCATCCTGGGCCAGCGGCTGTCACGCCTGGGCGGACAGGCGCAGCAGACGAAGCGGCGCGGGCTGTTCGGGCGCTGA
- a CDS encoding ABC transporter ATP-binding protein, which translates to MKSGSLDTLVLSVTALRKTYGAHTAVDGISFHVRRREIVGLLGPNGAGKSTTINMLLGVLQPTSGTIAIEGTDLETHRVKALSRTNFAAVYAPLPGNLTVAQNLRVFGLIYGVKGLSARIETLLEEYDLKRFRDTKCGVLSSGEQTRVSLAKAMLNEPRLLLLDEPTASLDPATALDIRTRIKAFAASGNSSVLWTSHNMYEVESVCDRVLFLARGRVLLEGDPKTLPREHGKATLEELFIAVANEPLALERNEAP; encoded by the coding sequence ATGAAATCCGGCTCGCTGGACACCCTGGTGCTCTCCGTCACGGCCCTGCGCAAGACCTACGGCGCCCACACGGCCGTGGACGGCATCTCCTTCCACGTGCGCCGCCGCGAAATCGTGGGCCTTTTGGGCCCCAACGGCGCGGGCAAGAGCACCACCATCAACATGCTCCTGGGCGTGCTCCAGCCCACCTCCGGCACCATCGCCATCGAAGGCACGGACCTGGAGACCCACCGGGTGAAGGCGCTGTCCCGCACCAACTTCGCCGCCGTCTACGCGCCCCTGCCCGGCAACCTCACCGTGGCCCAGAACCTGCGCGTCTTCGGCCTCATCTACGGCGTGAAGGGGCTGTCCGCCCGCATCGAGACGCTGCTGGAGGAGTACGACCTCAAGCGCTTCCGCGACACCAAGTGCGGCGTGCTGTCCTCCGGCGAGCAGACGCGCGTGTCCCTGGCCAAGGCCATGCTCAACGAGCCGCGCCTGCTGCTGCTGGATGAACCCACCGCGTCGCTGGACCCGGCCACCGCGCTGGACATCCGCACCCGCATCAAGGCCTTCGCCGCCAGTGGCAACAGCAGCGTGCTGTGGACGTCCCACAACATGTACGAGGTGGAGTCCGTCTGCGACCGCGTCCTCTTCCTGGCGCGCGGCCGGGTGCTGCTGGAGGGCGACCCGAAGACGCTGCCGCGCGAGCACGGCAAGGCCACGCTGGAGGAGCTGTTCATCGCCGTGGCCAACGAGCCGCTGGCCCTGGAGAGGAACGAAGCGCCATGA
- a CDS encoding PQQ-dependent sugar dehydrogenase gives MRSRRLLLSALVVLTASASACRKSQAQGTASAADCILMEDGWGQDGSVPVTVDVVAEGLEVPWGVAFLPGQDGDALITERPGRVRLLRGGQLQPGAVATLPLTANGEGGLLGIAVHPDFATNRRFYLYVTTQADGKAQNRVERWTLSPDGTSATFERVIFGDIPSAKYHDGGRLRFGPDGMLYVGTGDSRDPDLSQDVASPAGKLLRLTPDGAVPQDNPFPNSPAFLLGVRNTQGFDWKDATTLYLTDHGPSGETMRFGHDEVNVVKAGDNLGWPGIYSCETQSGRITPSLTFDDAAPPGGAAVYTGSAIPEWKGSLLVGTLKSKHLHRVEFDARQPHRVTRHEVYLRDTYGRLRDVLMGPDGHLYVTTSNCDGRGECGPKKDLLLRVRR, from the coding sequence ATGCGCTCCCGACGCCTGCTCCTGTCCGCCCTCGTGGTGCTCACCGCCTCCGCCTCCGCCTGCCGCAAGAGCCAGGCGCAGGGGACGGCCTCCGCCGCGGACTGCATCCTGATGGAGGACGGCTGGGGCCAGGACGGCAGCGTGCCCGTCACCGTGGACGTGGTGGCGGAAGGGCTGGAGGTCCCCTGGGGCGTGGCCTTCCTGCCGGGCCAGGACGGGGACGCGCTGATCACCGAGCGGCCCGGCCGCGTGCGGTTGTTGCGCGGAGGCCAGCTGCAGCCCGGGGCCGTGGCCACGCTGCCCCTGACGGCGAACGGCGAGGGCGGCCTGCTGGGCATCGCCGTGCACCCGGACTTCGCGACGAACCGGCGGTTCTACCTCTACGTCACCACCCAGGCGGACGGGAAGGCGCAGAACCGGGTGGAGCGCTGGACGCTGTCACCGGACGGCACGAGCGCGACCTTCGAGCGCGTCATCTTCGGCGACATCCCTTCCGCGAAGTACCACGACGGCGGGCGGCTGCGCTTCGGGCCGGACGGCATGCTGTACGTGGGCACGGGTGACTCCCGCGACCCGGACCTGTCCCAGGACGTGGCCAGCCCCGCGGGCAAGCTGCTCCGCCTGACGCCGGACGGGGCGGTGCCCCAGGACAATCCCTTTCCGAACTCGCCTGCGTTCCTGCTGGGCGTGCGCAACACGCAAGGCTTTGACTGGAAGGACGCCACCACGCTGTACCTCACCGACCACGGCCCCAGCGGCGAGACGATGCGCTTCGGCCACGACGAGGTGAACGTGGTGAAGGCAGGCGACAACCTGGGCTGGCCCGGCATCTACTCGTGCGAGACGCAGAGCGGGCGCATCACCCCGTCGCTCACCTTCGACGACGCCGCGCCCCCGGGCGGCGCCGCCGTCTACACGGGCAGCGCGATTCCGGAGTGGAAGGGCTCACTGCTCGTGGGCACGCTCAAGTCCAAGCACCTGCACCGGGTGGAGTTCGACGCTCGGCAGCCCCACCGTGTGACCCGGCACGAGGTGTACCTGCGCGATACGTATGGCCGCCTGCGCGACGTGCTGATGGGCCCCGACGGCCACCTGTACGTCACCACCAGCAACTGCGACGGCCGGGGCGAGTGCGGCCCGAAGAAGGACCTGCTCCTGCGCGTCCGGCGTTAG
- a CDS encoding aldehyde dehydrogenase, whose translation MSAAVPQHTSRTTIDILVRRVREGSSAWAKLALTERIRLLEDLRHAYVAIAEPSVRAACEAKGIDPGGPLAGEEWLGGPMVVVRNLRLLSEALKDVQKHGAPVIPAKHLRTLEDGRLAARLYPRDRLEGMLLPGTTGEVYFQPGVTAANLREHQASFYRKPHKGRVCAVLGGGNVNSIPPMDCLYKLFVEGTACVLKMNPVNAYLGPFLEQAFAPLIARDALAIVYGGAEEGAQLVHHDAVDEVHITGSDKTHDALVWGPPGPESDARRQKNEPLLAKHVSSELGNISPVVVVPGPYSDGELRFQADDIAGMVANNASFNCNAAKLLVQPKDWIQRGTLMDRIQASLGHAPVRRAYYPGAQERWHQFTDARPNLRLVGNPGEGDLAYALITDVDPAKTDDRVFRNEPWCTVLSETGLPGSDEPVAFLEAAVAFLNEKVWGTLNVTLIVHPKTMRDPRVRAAVEKAVRDLRYGTVALNTWPAASYALGSMPWGGHPSASPRDIQSGQGWVHNTFMLESIEKAVLRAPLTSLPSPPWVPGHKSMATLSRRLMEFEQSPSWWKLPGVALAALRR comes from the coding sequence ATGTCCGCCGCCGTCCCGCAGCACACGTCACGCACCACCATCGACATCCTGGTGCGCCGGGTCCGTGAGGGCTCGAGCGCGTGGGCGAAGCTCGCCCTGACGGAGCGCATCCGGCTCCTGGAGGACCTGCGCCACGCGTACGTCGCCATCGCGGAGCCGAGCGTGCGAGCAGCCTGCGAGGCGAAGGGAATCGACCCCGGCGGGCCACTCGCGGGTGAGGAGTGGCTCGGCGGGCCCATGGTGGTGGTGCGCAACCTGCGGCTGCTCTCGGAGGCGCTGAAGGACGTCCAGAAGCACGGCGCGCCCGTCATCCCCGCGAAGCACCTGCGCACGCTGGAGGACGGGCGGCTCGCCGCGCGGCTGTACCCCCGGGACAGGCTGGAGGGAATGCTCCTGCCAGGCACCACGGGCGAGGTCTACTTCCAGCCCGGCGTCACCGCGGCCAACCTGCGCGAACACCAGGCGTCCTTCTACCGCAAGCCCCACAAGGGCCGGGTCTGCGCGGTGCTGGGCGGCGGCAACGTCAACTCCATCCCGCCCATGGACTGCCTCTACAAGCTCTTCGTCGAGGGCACCGCCTGCGTGCTCAAGATGAACCCCGTCAACGCGTACCTGGGCCCGTTCCTGGAGCAGGCCTTCGCGCCGCTCATCGCGCGCGACGCGCTGGCCATCGTGTACGGCGGCGCGGAGGAGGGCGCGCAGTTGGTCCACCATGACGCGGTGGACGAGGTGCACATCACCGGCAGCGACAAGACCCACGACGCGCTCGTGTGGGGCCCGCCCGGCCCGGAGTCCGACGCGCGCCGCCAGAAGAACGAACCGCTGCTCGCGAAGCACGTCTCCAGCGAGCTGGGCAACATCTCCCCCGTGGTGGTGGTGCCGGGGCCGTACTCGGACGGCGAGCTGCGCTTCCAGGCGGACGACATCGCCGGCATGGTCGCCAACAACGCGTCCTTCAACTGCAACGCGGCGAAGCTGCTGGTGCAGCCGAAGGATTGGATCCAACGCGGCACGCTGATGGACCGCATCCAGGCGAGCCTGGGCCATGCGCCCGTGCGCCGCGCGTACTACCCGGGCGCCCAGGAGCGCTGGCACCAGTTCACGGACGCGCGCCCCAACCTGCGGCTGGTGGGCAACCCCGGCGAGGGCGACCTGGCCTACGCGCTGATTACCGACGTGGACCCCGCGAAGACGGACGACCGCGTCTTCCGCAACGAGCCCTGGTGCACGGTGCTGTCTGAGACGGGCCTGCCGGGCTCCGATGAACCGGTGGCCTTCCTGGAGGCCGCGGTGGCGTTCCTCAACGAGAAGGTGTGGGGCACGCTGAACGTGACGCTCATCGTCCATCCGAAGACGATGCGGGACCCGAGGGTGCGCGCGGCGGTGGAGAAGGCGGTGCGGGATTTGCGCTACGGCACCGTGGCGCTCAACACCTGGCCCGCGGCGTCGTACGCGCTGGGCAGCATGCCCTGGGGTGGCCATCCGTCCGCGTCGCCCCGGGACATCCAGAGCGGGCAGGGCTGGGTGCACAACACGTTCATGCTGGAGTCCATCGAGAAGGCGGTGCTGCGCGCGCCGCTCACGTCCCTGCCCTCGCCGCCATGGGTGCCGGGTCACAAGAGCATGGCGACGCTGTCCCGCCGGTTGATGGAATTCGAGCAGTCCCCGTCCTGGTGGAAGCTGCCGGGTGTCGCCCTGGCCGCGCTGCGCCGGTAG
- a CDS encoding ABC transporter permease, translating into MNLNHVAGIALRQFYLYKGNFARVVPLFAWVAVDMVLWGFMTRYLNEVTSSGYDFVPALLGAVLLWDFFARVMQGLTTGFFEDVWSRNFLNVFATPLTLPEYVGGLVVTSIATSAIGLVVMLLLSTTVFGLSFAAYGAMFIPFVMVLFLFGIALGILSSAMVLRLGPASEWFVWPIPSLLSPFVGVFYPLSTLPEWMQWVAKLLPPSYVFEGVRTLVAGGEFSGATLGWGFALALLDIVLAGWVFQRVYRYAVRTGLLARYSAESVS; encoded by the coding sequence ATGAACCTGAACCACGTCGCGGGCATCGCGCTGCGCCAGTTCTATCTCTACAAGGGCAACTTCGCGCGCGTGGTGCCGCTGTTCGCCTGGGTGGCCGTGGACATGGTGCTGTGGGGCTTCATGACCCGGTACCTCAACGAGGTGACGTCCTCCGGCTACGACTTCGTGCCGGCGCTGCTGGGCGCGGTGCTGCTCTGGGACTTCTTCGCGCGCGTGATGCAGGGGCTGACGACGGGCTTCTTCGAGGACGTCTGGTCGCGCAACTTCCTCAACGTCTTCGCCACGCCGCTCACGCTGCCGGAGTACGTGGGCGGCCTGGTGGTGACGAGCATCGCGACCAGCGCCATTGGCCTCGTCGTCATGCTGCTCTTGTCCACCACGGTGTTCGGCCTGTCCTTCGCCGCCTACGGGGCGATGTTCATCCCCTTCGTGATGGTGCTGTTCCTCTTCGGCATCGCGCTGGGCATCCTCAGCAGCGCGATGGTGCTGAGGTTGGGCCCCGCGTCCGAGTGGTTCGTCTGGCCCATCCCCAGCCTGCTGTCCCCGTTCGTGGGCGTCTTCTACCCGCTGTCCACGCTGCCGGAGTGGATGCAGTGGGTGGCGAAGCTGCTGCCCCCGTCCTACGTCTTCGAGGGCGTGCGCACGCTGGTGGCCGGCGGCGAGTTCTCCGGCGCCACGCTCGGCTGGGGCTTCGCGCTGGCGCTGCTGGACATCGTGCTGGCGGGCTGGGTGTTCCAGCGGGTCTACCGCTACGCGGTGCGCACGGGCCTCTTGGCCCGCTACAGCGCGGAGAGCGTGAGCTAA
- a CDS encoding tetratricopeptide repeat protein, giving the protein MASRYAQEGGQSLQQGQPAEAVKSFQKGLSIDPKDVDCLMGLVRAHLSTGASKEAEGAVTRLLQVQPDNTEAQAHLAMLKAQAGDPVALVTLKALAAAPTAGYFERFNLGTLLADRGDLEGAKAAFEAAQVVAPHSVYPHFELGRIAVQRKDTAAAVTHFQQAASLAPQEALPHLMLSRAHAESGAIGAAIAAATRALEHAQGRTRVAVLQDLFRLYLQANGQDAARRTILELRELDPEQVRYVHLHGMACMLAGELAQAKALFAEALERAPNQWDIRHSLAQAHEALGERAEARKLLEETVAAAPHEPGPTNDLVRLLMGDQDHARARVLLERVLAANPQDALTHLNLARATQPFDRAEATRHARQAQSLGAADDIVKDQAARLLTELSG; this is encoded by the coding sequence ATGGCATCCAGGTACGCGCAAGAGGGTGGGCAGTCGCTCCAGCAGGGTCAGCCCGCGGAGGCGGTGAAGAGCTTCCAGAAGGGCCTCTCCATCGACCCGAAGGACGTGGACTGTCTGATGGGCCTGGTGCGCGCCCACCTGAGCACCGGCGCCTCCAAGGAAGCGGAAGGGGCCGTGACGCGCCTGTTGCAGGTGCAGCCGGACAACACGGAGGCGCAGGCGCACCTGGCCATGCTCAAGGCACAGGCCGGGGACCCCGTGGCGCTGGTGACGCTCAAGGCGCTGGCCGCCGCGCCCACCGCCGGCTACTTCGAGCGCTTCAACCTGGGCACGCTCCTGGCGGACCGCGGCGACCTGGAGGGGGCGAAGGCCGCCTTCGAGGCCGCGCAGGTGGTGGCGCCCCACAGCGTCTATCCGCACTTCGAGCTGGGGCGCATCGCGGTGCAGCGCAAGGACACGGCTGCGGCGGTGACGCACTTCCAGCAGGCCGCCTCGCTGGCGCCCCAGGAGGCCCTGCCGCACCTGATGCTGTCGCGCGCGCACGCGGAGAGCGGCGCCATCGGGGCGGCCATCGCGGCGGCCACGCGGGCCCTGGAGCACGCGCAGGGCCGCACGCGCGTGGCGGTGTTGCAGGACCTCTTCCGCCTCTACCTCCAGGCCAACGGCCAGGACGCGGCCCGCCGCACCATCCTGGAGCTGCGCGAGCTGGACCCCGAGCAGGTCCGCTACGTCCACCTGCACGGCATGGCCTGCATGCTGGCCGGGGAACTGGCGCAGGCGAAGGCCCTCTTCGCGGAGGCCCTCGAGCGCGCTCCGAACCAGTGGGACATCCGCCACTCGCTGGCGCAGGCGCACGAGGCGCTGGGCGAGCGCGCCGAGGCCCGCAAGCTCCTGGAGGAGACCGTGGCGGCGGCGCCCCACGAGCCCGGCCCCACCAACGACCTGGTGCGCCTCCTGATGGGCGACCAGGACCACGCGCGGGCCCGCGTGCTGCTGGAGCGGGTGCTGGCGGCGAACCCCCAGGACGCGCTCACGCACCTGAACCTGGCGCGCGCCACCCAGCCGTTCGACCGGGCGGAAGCCACCCGGCACGCCAGGCAGGCGCAGTCGCTGGGTGCCGCGGACGACATCGTGAAGGACCAGGCGGCGCGGCTCCTCACGGAGCTGAGCGGCTGA
- a CDS encoding type 1 glutamine amidotransferase domain-containing protein, which yields MARIAFIVANDFEDSEFQVPYDKLKQAGHEPIIIGVEAGKTLKGKKGAELRTEKAVKEVKAADFAALVIPGGYSPDHLRMDIGMVGFVRDFFKADKPIAAVCHAPWMLVEADIADERTVTSFPSLKTDLINAGARWVDRQVVEDGNLITSRKPDDLEAFCAAVLRQLKDGIAPRLESPLAPEATADRAPPVH from the coding sequence ATGGCGCGCATCGCATTCATCGTGGCGAATGACTTCGAGGACTCCGAGTTCCAGGTCCCCTACGACAAGCTCAAGCAGGCGGGCCACGAGCCCATCATCATCGGCGTGGAGGCCGGCAAGACGCTCAAGGGGAAGAAGGGCGCGGAGCTCCGCACGGAGAAGGCGGTGAAGGAGGTGAAGGCCGCGGACTTCGCCGCGCTGGTGATTCCCGGCGGCTACTCGCCGGACCACCTGCGCATGGACATCGGCATGGTCGGCTTCGTGCGCGACTTCTTCAAGGCGGACAAGCCCATCGCCGCCGTGTGCCACGCGCCGTGGATGCTGGTGGAGGCGGACATCGCGGACGAGCGCACCGTCACCTCGTTCCCCTCCCTCAAGACGGACCTCATCAACGCCGGCGCGCGCTGGGTGGACCGCCAGGTGGTGGAGGACGGCAACCTCATCACGTCCCGCAAGCCGGATGACCTGGAGGCCTTCTGCGCCGCCGTGCTGCGCCAGCTGAAGGACGGCATCGCCCCACGTCTGGAGTCGCCTCTGGCCCCGGAAGCCACCGCGGACCGCGCACCCCCAGTGCACTGA
- a CDS encoding cation:proton antiporter, whose amino-acid sequence MLLEVPILIGLMVAAIALAIAAKRASVPYNVALVLGGLLISVAHLLPGVPPLNPQVVFLICLPLLLFEGGIMADLNGIRANAVPIGLLSTLGMVLAIGATGAALHWMLHLAWGPALLLGAILAVTDTVSILYAFRRAPVPGRLAGIIQGESLFNDGTALVAYTAIAAVVAGGAAPSLGSLSGHVLLASVGGAVVGLALGLLGGFIIRRAEDPLAEIMVTTAVALASYVMAEEVHLSGAISAVVAGLAVGVTLRREVPPQSQVAIHSFWEYATFGVNTFLFLSVGLDTRPEALQGHLPGVGIAVVAVVLGRAVAIYLPFLLLRLFKPAESIPLRWQHVFLVGNIKGALSIGLALGLPENTPAREQIVSIAFGVTLVSMVGQGLMLTGALKALGLFQQDAVALEMAEQRGKLIASRAAHVELEALHSQGLLPRAAYEHLRSEYQVNIARAERELRRISEQHLAEGAKDLLSTRRRLIDAERTALQGARRNGLIPEGTAEEMLAQLDARMLDLEKVLHGGHANSEGKEQKAS is encoded by the coding sequence GTGCTGCTGGAAGTACCTATACTCATCGGCCTGATGGTGGCGGCCATCGCGCTTGCCATCGCCGCCAAGCGGGCCAGCGTGCCGTACAACGTCGCGCTGGTGCTTGGTGGCCTGCTCATCTCGGTTGCACACCTGCTGCCGGGGGTTCCACCGCTCAACCCCCAGGTGGTCTTCCTCATCTGCCTGCCGCTGCTGCTCTTCGAGGGCGGCATCATGGCGGACCTCAATGGCATCCGCGCGAACGCGGTCCCCATTGGCCTGCTGTCCACGCTGGGAATGGTGCTCGCCATTGGCGCCACCGGCGCCGCGCTGCACTGGATGCTGCACCTGGCGTGGGGGCCCGCGCTGCTGCTGGGCGCCATCCTCGCGGTGACGGACACGGTGTCCATCCTCTACGCCTTCCGCCGTGCGCCGGTGCCCGGGCGGCTGGCGGGCATCATCCAGGGCGAGAGCCTCTTCAACGACGGCACCGCGCTGGTGGCGTACACGGCCATCGCGGCGGTGGTGGCGGGCGGCGCGGCGCCGTCGCTGGGCTCCTTGAGCGGCCATGTGCTGCTCGCGTCGGTGGGTGGCGCGGTGGTGGGCCTGGCGCTGGGCCTGCTGGGCGGCTTCATCATCCGGCGCGCGGAGGATCCGCTCGCGGAGATCATGGTGACGACGGCGGTGGCGCTGGCGTCCTACGTGATGGCGGAAGAGGTGCACCTGTCGGGCGCCATCTCCGCGGTGGTGGCGGGGCTCGCGGTGGGCGTGACGCTGCGGCGGGAGGTGCCGCCGCAGAGCCAGGTGGCCATCCACTCCTTCTGGGAGTACGCCACCTTCGGCGTCAACACGTTCCTCTTCCTCTCCGTGGGTCTGGACACGCGGCCGGAGGCGCTCCAGGGACACCTGCCGGGCGTGGGCATCGCGGTGGTGGCGGTGGTGCTGGGGCGCGCGGTGGCCATCTACCTGCCCTTCCTGCTCCTGCGTCTGTTCAAGCCCGCGGAGTCCATTCCGCTGCGCTGGCAGCACGTGTTCCTGGTGGGCAACATCAAGGGCGCGCTGTCCATCGGTCTGGCGCTGGGCCTTCCGGAGAACACGCCCGCGCGCGAACAGATTGTCTCCATCGCGTTCGGCGTCACGCTGGTGTCCATGGTGGGCCAGGGGTTGATGCTCACGGGCGCGCTCAAGGCGCTGGGGCTGTTCCAGCAGGACGCGGTGGCGCTGGAGATGGCGGAGCAGCGCGGGAAGCTCATCGCCAGCCGCGCGGCGCACGTGGAACTGGAGGCGTTGCATTCCCAGGGCCTGCTGCCGCGCGCGGCCTATGAGCACCTGCGCAGCGAATACCAGGTGAACATCGCCCGGGCGGAGCGGGAACTGCGGCGCATCAGCGAGCAGCACCTGGCCGAAGGGGCGAAGGACCTCTTGAGCACGCGGCGGCGGCTCATCGACGCGGAGCGCACGGCGTTGCAGGGCGCGCGGCGCAACGGGCTGATTCCGGAGGGGACGGCGGAGGAGATGCTGGCGCAGCTGGACGCGCGGATGTTGGACCTGGAGAAGGTGCTGCACGGCGGGCACGCGAACTCGGAAGGCAAGGAGCAGAAGGCGTCATGA